A genomic stretch from Papio anubis isolate 15944 chromosome 18, Panubis1.0, whole genome shotgun sequence includes:
- the NUBP1 gene encoding cytosolic Fe-S cluster assembly factor NUBP1 isoform X3, translated as MEEVPHDCPGADSAQAGRGTSCQGCPNQRLCASGAGATPDPAIEEIKEKMKTVKHKILVLSGKGGVGKSTFSAHLAHGLAEDENTQIALLDIDICGPSIPKIMGLEGEQVHQSGSGWSPVYVEDNLGVMSVGFLLSSPDDAVIWRGPKKNGMIKQFLRDVDWGEVDYLIVDTPPGTSDEHLSVVQYLAAARIDGAVIITTPQEVSLQDVRKEINFCRKVKLPIIGVVENMSGFICPKCKKESQIFPPTTGGAELMCQDLEVPLLGRVPLDPLIGFFPDLDFPVPHGSTVVKLRKW; from the exons ATGGAGGAGGTGCCTCACG ACTGTCCAGGGGCCGACAGCGCCCAGGCGGGCAGAGGGACTTCATGTCAGGGATGCCCCAACCAGCGGCTGTGCGCTTCTGGAGCGGGGGCCACTCCAGACCCGG CTATAGaggaaatcaaagagaaaatgaagaccgTAAAACACAAAATCTTGGTATTGTCTGGGAAAGGCGGTGTTGGGAAAAGCACATTCAGCGCCCATCTTGCCCATGGCCTAGCAGAGGATGAAAACACACAG ATTGCTCTTCTAGACATCGATATATGTGGGCCATCGATTCCCAAGATAATGGGATTGGAAGGAGAACAG GTTCACCAgagtggctcaggctggtctccagtg TACGTGGAAGACAACCTGGGGGTGATGTCAGTGGGCTTCCTGCTCAGCAGTCCTGATGACGCTGTTATCTGGAGGGGACCCAAGAAAAATG GCATGATCAAGCAGTTCCTCCGAGATGTGGACTGGGGAGAGGTCGACTACCTCATCGTGGACACCCCACCCGGGACGTCGGATGAACACCTCTCGGTCGTCCAGTACCTGGCCGCCGCACGCATCGACGGAGCAGTGATCATCACCACTCCCCAG GAGGTGTCACTCCAGGATGTCCGGAAAGAAATCAACTTCTGCCGCAAGGTGAAGCTGCCCATCATTGGGGTGGTGGAGAACATGAGTGGCTTCATCTGTCCTAAATGCAAG AAAGAATCTCAGATATTCCCTCCCACGACCGGGGGTGCGGAGCTCATGTGCCAGGACCTGGAGGTCCCTCTCCTCGGCAGAGTGCCCCTGGATCCACTCATAG
- the NUBP1 gene encoding cytosolic Fe-S cluster assembly factor NUBP1 isoform X5 encodes MEEVPHDCPGADSAQAGRGTSCQGCPNQRLCASGAGATPDPAIEEIKEKMKTVKHKILVLSGKGGVGKSTFSAHLAHGLAEDENTQIALLDIDICGPSIPKIMGLEGEQVHQSGSGWSPVYVEDNLGVMSVGFLLSSPDDAVIWRGPKKNGMIKQFLRDVDWGEVDYLIVDTPPGTSDEHLSVVQYLAAARIDGAVIITTPQEVSLQDVRKEINFCRKVKLPIIGVVENMSGFICPKCKVRIVTKASPSSLTPQIPQPR; translated from the exons ATGGAGGAGGTGCCTCACG ACTGTCCAGGGGCCGACAGCGCCCAGGCGGGCAGAGGGACTTCATGTCAGGGATGCCCCAACCAGCGGCTGTGCGCTTCTGGAGCGGGGGCCACTCCAGACCCGG CTATAGaggaaatcaaagagaaaatgaagaccgTAAAACACAAAATCTTGGTATTGTCTGGGAAAGGCGGTGTTGGGAAAAGCACATTCAGCGCCCATCTTGCCCATGGCCTAGCAGAGGATGAAAACACACAG ATTGCTCTTCTAGACATCGATATATGTGGGCCATCGATTCCCAAGATAATGGGATTGGAAGGAGAACAG GTTCACCAgagtggctcaggctggtctccagtg TACGTGGAAGACAACCTGGGGGTGATGTCAGTGGGCTTCCTGCTCAGCAGTCCTGATGACGCTGTTATCTGGAGGGGACCCAAGAAAAATG GCATGATCAAGCAGTTCCTCCGAGATGTGGACTGGGGAGAGGTCGACTACCTCATCGTGGACACCCCACCCGGGACGTCGGATGAACACCTCTCGGTCGTCCAGTACCTGGCCGCCGCACGCATCGACGGAGCAGTGATCATCACCACTCCCCAG GAGGTGTCACTCCAGGATGTCCGGAAAGAAATCAACTTCTGCCGCAAGGTGAAGCTGCCCATCATTGGGGTGGTGGAGAACATGAGTGGCTTCATCTGTCCTAAATGCAAG